DNA sequence from the Geobacter sp. AOG2 genome:
GTGCGCAACAATGCCGAGCACAGCGCCCTGGCTTCAGAAAATGTCCGTGAGCAGGCCCAGCACGGATTACGGCACATGGCGGCCACACTGCGGGCGATGCAGGAGATTGAGAAGAGCAATGTGGAGTCCTTTGACGCCATTAACCGCCTTTCGCGGTATTCGGCTCGCGTGGGTGAGTTCCTTAATGTCATCCAAGAGGTGGTGGAGCAGACCAAACTCCTCTCTCTGAATGCTTCGATCATTGCGGCCCAGGCCGGCGTGGGGGGGCGGGCGTTTGCCGTTGTCGCCGAAGAGGTCCGCTCCCTGGCTTCCCGTACCTCGGCCTCGACGCGCGAAATCGAAGAACTTGTTCGTAATATTCAGAAGGAGACCGCGGCTGTGCAGCGATCGGTTACCCAGGGGAAAGACAAGGTCAAGGAAGGTGTGAAGATATCCTCTCTGGCCGACGAAGCCCTGGTGAAGATCGAGAAGAGCGCCGACGAAGCCTCCCACATGGTGGCGCGGATTGCCGCCGAAGCGACCGAGCAGACGGTCGGTATCCAACGCATTACCGAGGAGGCCGAAAAGAATCTCGAACGGGTCCAGCAGATCACCCTGAATACGGAAAACCAACAGGAAGGAGCCAATCTGATCGTCAGAAACCTGGAGCACATGAGGGATTTGGCGCAACGCATCAATATGTCGGCCCAGGAACAGGCCAGGGAAAACCGCCTGTACTTGCAAGGCGTTATAGAACACAACGAGCGGACAAAAGGGTTGAAGGAGAATGTCTATCGTCAACTTGTCGTCGCCGAAAAGGCCGTCGAAGCGGTGTGCAGGGTGGACGACATGATTTCGGCCAATACTGCCGAAACCCGGAGAATTCTGGATGCCGTCATGGTTTTGACGCGCGTGATCGACCTGCACCGCAACGAGACGGGTGGTGAAGAGGGCGAAGGTGAGGCCAATTATGAATAAGGTGCTGTCTTTGTCCCTGCTCCTGCTGATCGTCATGGCCGGGCCGGCTACTGCCGCAGATATGGAGATCACCCCATTTCGCACCGTCAACCAAAGCCCGCTCGTACAGATTTTCGGGCTTCCCGCGCAATCGGAGGCTACGGTCGCCCCCCCAGGAAGTGCCATTGTCAGCCTCGTTCAGGACGTTGCCAGCGACTATACCATCAGTTCCACGCCCCATGAGCAAATCCACCTCGACGGTGAATCCTACCGCTGGACCCTGGCGGCCCGCTATGGTTTCGGTGGACGTTTCGATGCAGGTCTGGAGGTCCCTTACGTGCTCTACGGCGGCGGCTTTCTGGACAGTTTCATTATCGGATGGCATGATTTCTTCGGCTTGCCCCAGGGAGGGCGCGACAGCGCTCCCAAAAACAAGCTGTCCTTCAGTTATACCAAGGATGGCGTCCAGAAACTCAAAGTGGACCACGCGGGTTCCGGCATCGGCGATATAAGCCTGACGGCGGGCATGCAGCTTTACGATGCCCGTGACAACGAATCCCACGACAGTCTGGCGCTACGTGCGTCCCTCAAACTACCCAGCGGCGACAGTAATGCCTTGAGGGGCAGCGGCAGCACCGATGTTGCCTTGTCGCTGTGCGGCAGTATGAACAACTTTACCGAATGGGGATCCCTGGGCGTCTTCGGCTCCATGGGAGGGATGGTGATGAGCGACGGCGATATCCTGCGTGACCAGCAGCAGAATTTTGTCGGCTTTGGCACCGCCGGTCTGGGTTGGGGGCCGGAGCCATGGATATCCTTCAAGTTCCAGCTCAACGGCCATACGGCCTTCTACCGGGGGAGCTCTCTGGATGAACTCTCCAAGCCGTCCTTGATGCTGGTCTCCGGAGGGGCGCTCAGGCTTCCCGGCGATTATCGGCTTGATATCGGCGTTTCCGAGGATGTGGCGGTTGCCACCGCACCGGATGTGGCCTTTCACCTGGGGGTGAGCAAGCAGTTTTAACAGGCTCTTTGAGCCATTGCTATCGTTGCAACGCAAAAAGCCCCACTTTCAGCGGGGCTTTTTGCGTTGCTGGGATTTATTGCGGCACTGGATCAGTATTTCTTGTCGGCGTAATCGACCCAGCCGCCGGCCAGCACCAGGGCCTTGTCAAAGGGGGACAGGTCGAAGGCGAAGGTTTTCTGTTTGCCTCCGCCGCTCATGGTCAGGCTTTGTGTCTCGATGTCAATGCTGATGGTTGCGTCATTGTCGCCGGCATGGAAAAAAATCAGGTCTAGGTCCGCCTTGGGTAGCTCGATGGCGGCCATGCCGCAATTAAACATGTTCTGGCGGAAGATACGGGCAAAGGATTCGGCGATCACGGCGGTGATACCATTGACCTCAAATACCCAGGGGGCATGCTCGCGGGAGGAGCCGCAGCCGAAGTTGGCGCGGGAGACGACCACACGCGCCAACTTCGTTTTCGGACCCTTTGGGTCGAAGCCGGGCAGTTTTAGGTCTTCCAGAATATAGGGTTTCAGGTCTTCCTTGGTGATCTCGGTCAGGTATTTGGCCGGAATGATTTCATCGGTGTTGATGTCGGAACGGTCGAGGAAGAGGGCCGGGCCTCCGAAAGTTTTCATATGGTAACTCCTTGAAAGATAAATTCTCTAAAACGTAAACCTGCCACAAAGACGCAGAGGTACAGAGGAACCCAGAGAAAAACAAAGCATATTTTTTTGAATTAAAAACAACAAATTGCGTGTTCCTGCCTTTCTGCGTGTCTCTGTGGCAGACACTAATTCGGATGTTACAGATACTTTCTCGGGTCGGCGATCTTTCCTTCGATGGCCGATGCCGCCGCGGTAGCCGGCGACATGAGATGTACCATGCCCCCCTTGCCCATGCGGCCCATGAAGTTGCGGTTGGTGGTGGAGGCGCATACTTCACCTTCGGCCAGGACGCCGTTGCTCATCCCCAGGCAGGCGCCGCAGGTCGGGTTGGTGATGCAGAACCCGGCCTCCATGAAGGTCTCGATCAACCCCTCGTGCAGAGCGTCCTGATAGATCTTCGGCGTGGCGGGGGAGAGGATGCCGCGCACAGTGGGAGCGATTCGTTTTCCCTTCAGCACGTTTGCCGCGATGCGCAGGTCTTCCAGGCGGCCGTTGGTGCAGGAACCGAGGTAAATCTGGTCAACCGGCGTGTCCGGCAGATCGGTTACGAACTTTACCTGGTCCGGTTTGTAGCCGAAGGTGGAAATTGGTTGAAGGGCGGTGACGTCAATGCTGATCTCCTGGTCGTAGTCGGCGTCAGCATCGGCGGTCCATTTCAAGTATTCGGCCAGTGCGGCCTCCTTGGAGGCAAACTCCTCCTGGATGAAGGGCCAGAGGAACTCCACGGTGGTTGCATCGGGCTGGCAGATACCGGAGGTTCCGCCCGCCTCGATTGCCATGTTGCACAGGGTCATTCGGGATTCCATGGTCATGGCGCTGATTGTCTCGCCGTGGAATTCCATTACCCGGTCGGTGGCGCCGTTGACGCCGATCTTGCCGATGATGTGCAGGATCACATCCTTGGCGTAGACCCCCTTGGGCAAGGTTCCGGTGACGTTGAACTTGATGGTCTTGGGCTGTCGGAAGGCGCAGACCCCTTTCAGGATACCGACTTCCAGGTCGGTGGTGCCGACACCGGCGGCAAAAGCGCCGAACGCACCGTGGGTACATGTGTGGGAGTCACCCATGATGACTGTGTTACCTGGGCGGATAAACCCCTTTTCCGGGAACAGGGCATGGCAGACGCCGTTTGCGCCGATGTCGAAGAAGTCCTTGATACCGTGGCGGCGTGCCCAGTCGCGCAGGATCTTGGCCTGGGTGGCGGTCTTGGTGTCCTTGCTGGGGGTGACGTGATCGACGACGGCCTTGATCCGGGAGGGGTCGAAGACCCGATCCTTATCGCGCCGTATCAGGTCGTCGATGGCGATAGGGGTGGTGATTTCGTGGCACAGGACCACATCCAGTTTCAGCACCTTGGTACCGGGGAAGGGCTCCTCGACCAGGTGGGCTTCAAAGATTTTTTCCGCTGTGGTTTTACCCATGTTCAAACCTCGCTTAAATACTGTAATGGTTCACTGTATACCCCATTCTTTTCACCAATAAAAGCAGTATATGGTGACGTTGCCATCGCGAACGACGATGGCAACTCTATGTCTCCAATTGTCTGAGGTGGCCGACGAGGAGTTTAGCGGCGGCATGCAGCGCCTCGTGTGAGCGGACGCAGATCTTCAGCTCCCGTTGGGCCCAGGGTTCGTCGAGAACCACCGGTCGGATGCGTAGCCCTTTGAAGTAGGGTTTTGCAGCGCCCTTGGGAACGATCCCGATGCCCAACCCGGCCTCCACCATCAGGCACAGAGCATCGAAGCTGTTCACCTGGATGCGTAGTTTGGGGGTACGGTCCAGATCCTGGGCGGCCCGCAGCACCTGGTTGTTGAGTGCACTCCCGACGGTCAGGCCGACAAAATCGAACTCCAGGGTTTCCTGAAACGAAACGGACCTTTTCTGTGCCAGGGGATGATCTTTGGGGGTAATGACAATGAGTTGGTCCGAGTGGTACGGCAGGTACTCCAGATCCTGACGGTAGGTTCCCATGGTAATGATGCCCACGTCCGCGCCCCCCTCGGCCACGGATTTCATGATGGACTCGCTGATTGCACCCTCCAGATGCACGTGTATTTGGGGATGCAGGTCCATGAACGATCTGATCTCTGCCGGCAGGAACTGGTTGATGGCGGAGATATTGGCGCACAACCTGACGTGGCCGCGCACGCCGCTGGAGTATTCGCTGATCTGCACGTAGAGGTTGTTCATGTCGTGCAGAACCCCCCGCGCAAGCTGCAACAGGGTTATGCCGGCATCGGTCGGCGCGACCCCCTTGTTCGTCCGGCGGAGCAGCGGGGTTCCGAAGCTGTTCTCCAGTTCGCTCATACGCTTGCTGATGGCCGATGCGGCGATGTGCTCCCGCTCGGCCGCTCCTGCAATGGTGCCCTCTTCCACGATGGTAACGAACAATTTGAGTGATAAGGGGTCTATAATCATGGTGGCCTCGCCGGTCCGATAAAATTCTTGCCCGCCTTCACCCCAGCGGTCGGCGGTATTTTGGGTACACTAAACTAAAATCCCGGTGTGCAACAACAATTTTCATCCCGTATTCTGCGACCGCAGGATGAGGTGGAGGATTTTTCCTCGCCCCGATGTGTGGAAATTTCAGGTGGAAAGCGTCCGGGGCGTGGTGTATAAACGAGGTTCGAGAGGTAGACAGGTTATGACACCCGATCAACTGAAACAACTGCTGGACTCCGTCAAGGGAGGTGCCATCCCGGTCGAAGAGGCCGTCGAACGGTTGCGGCACCTGCCGTTCCAGGATGTGGGCTGTGCCCAGGTGGACCACCACCGCGAATTGCGCCAAGGCATGCCCGAGGTCATTTTCGGCGAGGGCAAGAAGGACGAACAGATTATCAGCATCATGACCGCCATGGCGGAAAACGGCAGTAACGTCCTGGTGACGAGGATCGACGAGGACAAGGCGCAGCGAATCCAGCGGACCTTTTTCGGGGCACTGTATCACGCCAATGCCCGCTGCCTGACCCTGGAACAGCGGCCGGTGGAGGCCAAGGGGAGAGGGACTATTCTGGTGGTTTCGGCCGGGACCTCTGATCTGCCGGTGGCGGCCGAGGCGCTGGTCACGGCCCGTTTTTTGGGCAACGTGGCCGAGCATATCTATGATGTGGGCGTGGCCGGCATCCACCGCCTGTTAGCCCGGCGCGAACAGCTCACGGCCGCGTCGGTCCTCATCGTGGTGGCCGGCATGGAAGGGGCGCTCCCCTCGGTGGTGGGAGGGCTGGTGGGCAAGCCGGTCATCGCGGTGCCGACCTCCATAGGCTACGGAGCCGCCTTCGGCGGTATCGCGGCGCTTTTGGGGATGCTTAATTCCTGTGCCGCAGGTGTCACGGTGGTCAACATCGACAACGGTTTCGGCGCGGCTTGCGCGGCGAGTCTGATCAACAGGGACTAATGTGAACATCATTTATTTCGACTGCTACGCCGGTATCTCCGGCGACATGACTGTGGGGGCGCTTCTGGACCTGGGAGTGCCGTTGGGACATCTTCAAGCCGAACTGGCGAAGCTCCCGCTCCCTCCCAACTCCTACGCCCTCTCCGCAAGCCGCACCGAACGGCGTCACATTTCGGCGCTGAAGTTCGACGTGGCCGTGCACGACCACCACACCCACCGCCACTACGGCGGCATCGACGCCATGATCGCCGAAAGTCCCCTGGCCGATTCGGTCAAGGAACGTGCGCGGCGGATCTTTCGCCGCCTGGCCGAGGCCGAGGCCAAGGTGCATGGCGTAGCGATTGCTGATGTCCATTTCCACGAGGTTGGAGCGGTAGACTCCATCGTGGATATCGTCGGAACGGCCATCTGTCTGGATTACCTGAGTGTTACCCAGGTTTATGCCGCAGCGTTGCCCCTGGGGGGCGGCTTCGTGGAGACCGCCCACGGCCGGCTGCCGGTGCCGGCCCCGGCCACGGCCGAATTGCTGCGCGGTCTGGCCGTGCATGGCGAATGCGGTGACGGCGAGCGGGTCACCCCCACCGGCGCGGCCGTCCTTGCCGCCCTTGCCGCAGGGACGGGGCAGAGGCCGGCCATGCACCTGGAGCGGATCGGCAGTGGCGCCGGCGGCAAGGATTTTGACGATTGCCCCAACATCCTGCGGGCCTTCCTCGGCACAGCTGAAAAGGAACGGGGGAGCGGCGACGACCCGGTCGTGGTAGCCGAAACCAATATCGACGACTCCACCCCGGAGATCCTGGGTTACGTGATGGAGCGGCTTTTTGAGGAAGGCGCCCTGGATGTGTTTTTCACGCCGGTCCAGATGAAAAAAAACCGTCCGGCAACCCAGCTCTCCTTTCTCTGCCGCCCCGAACTACTGGATAGCCTGGCGCGTGTGGTGCTGGCCGAGACTTCGGCCATAGGGCTGCGTCATTATCCTGCCGGACGTATCACTTTGGAGCGGCGGGTGGAAGAGAGGCGGACCCCCTTTGGCCCCGTGCGTTTCAAGTTGGTCTTCGATAACGGCCTTCTGTTGCGGGTCGCCCCGGAATACGAAGATTGCCGTCGCATCGCCCGGGAGCGGGGCATCCCCTGCCGCGAGGTGTTGGAACAGGTGGTGGCATGGCGGCATGCCGAAGGGGAATCGTCATGAGGATCTCCACCCTGAGTATCGGCAGTGAGTTGATCTGCGGCGAGGTGACCGACACCAATGCCGGTCGCATCGCCGAACTGCTGCTGGGTGGCGGCCTTCGCGTGCTGCGCCACATGGCCGTGGGGGATTCGGAGCCGGATATCGGCGAGGCCCTGAATGAACTTGCACTGAAAAGCGACGCCGTCATCGTGACCGGCGGCCTGGGACCCACGGTGGATGACGTGACGGCCCTGGCGGCGGCCCATGCCACCGGCCGACGCTTGGTGGTCAACGAGGCGTTGAAGGAGCATATCCGCACTTTTACTGCCAAGCTGG
Encoded proteins:
- a CDS encoding methyl-accepting chemotaxis protein, with the translated sequence MLDERQVSLSAISSKMVVVSLVLATVAAGGLIVDGGGGVLVIAAIVATALFSSLACARIVAGAVSVARLEQLAVVQKLGLSGELSGYVEKDDDLRSLTSRSTFIMERLDERLHEHQRLLARIMEAEENLKLVMHGLAISDEKELFQVRDAVAAMESMDGAFASVIGDIDELSGRSAEQESLSTKMSTTTDGIADNINQYSSFVIETSSSIEQMVRAIREIADNIRGLSASTEETVFSINQISVSQAKVRNNAEHSALASENVREQAQHGLRHMAATLRAMQEIEKSNVESFDAINRLSRYSARVGEFLNVIQEVVEQTKLLSLNASIIAAQAGVGGRAFAVVAEEVRSLASRTSASTREIEELVRNIQKETAAVQRSVTQGKDKVKEGVKISSLADEALVKIEKSADEASHMVARIAAEATEQTVGIQRITEEAEKNLERVQQITLNTENQQEGANLIVRNLEHMRDLAQRINMSAQEQARENRLYLQGVIEHNERTKGLKENVYRQLVVAEKAVEAVCRVDDMISANTAETRRILDAVMVLTRVIDLHRNETGGEEGEGEANYE
- a CDS encoding DUF3187 family protein; its protein translation is MNKVLSLSLLLLIVMAGPATAADMEITPFRTVNQSPLVQIFGLPAQSEATVAPPGSAIVSLVQDVASDYTISSTPHEQIHLDGESYRWTLAARYGFGGRFDAGLEVPYVLYGGGFLDSFIIGWHDFFGLPQGGRDSAPKNKLSFSYTKDGVQKLKVDHAGSGIGDISLTAGMQLYDARDNESHDSLALRASLKLPSGDSNALRGSGSTDVALSLCGSMNNFTEWGSLGVFGSMGGMVMSDGDILRDQQQNFVGFGTAGLGWGPEPWISFKFQLNGHTAFYRGSSLDELSKPSLMLVSGGALRLPGDYRLDIGVSEDVAVATAPDVAFHLGVSKQF
- a CDS encoding 3-isopropylmalate dehydratase small subunit 2: MKTFGGPALFLDRSDINTDEIIPAKYLTEITKEDLKPYILEDLKLPGFDPKGPKTKLARVVVSRANFGCGSSREHAPWVFEVNGITAVIAESFARIFRQNMFNCGMAAIELPKADLDLIFFHAGDNDATISIDIETQSLTMSGGGKQKTFAFDLSPFDKALVLAGGWVDYADKKY
- a CDS encoding 3-isopropylmalate dehydratase large subunit; amino-acid sequence: MGKTTAEKIFEAHLVEEPFPGTKVLKLDVVLCHEITTPIAIDDLIRRDKDRVFDPSRIKAVVDHVTPSKDTKTATQAKILRDWARRHGIKDFFDIGANGVCHALFPEKGFIRPGNTVIMGDSHTCTHGAFGAFAAGVGTTDLEVGILKGVCAFRQPKTIKFNVTGTLPKGVYAKDVILHIIGKIGVNGATDRVMEFHGETISAMTMESRMTLCNMAIEAGGTSGICQPDATTVEFLWPFIQEEFASKEAALAEYLKWTADADADYDQEISIDVTALQPISTFGYKPDQVKFVTDLPDTPVDQIYLGSCTNGRLEDLRIAANVLKGKRIAPTVRGILSPATPKIYQDALHEGLIETFMEAGFCITNPTCGACLGMSNGVLAEGEVCASTTNRNFMGRMGKGGMVHLMSPATAAASAIEGKIADPRKYL
- a CDS encoding LysR family transcriptional regulator, whose translation is MIIDPLSLKLFVTIVEEGTIAGAAEREHIAASAISKRMSELENSFGTPLLRRTNKGVAPTDAGITLLQLARGVLHDMNNLYVQISEYSSGVRGHVRLCANISAINQFLPAEIRSFMDLHPQIHVHLEGAISESIMKSVAEGGADVGIITMGTYRQDLEYLPYHSDQLIVITPKDHPLAQKRSVSFQETLEFDFVGLTVGSALNNQVLRAAQDLDRTPKLRIQVNSFDALCLMVEAGLGIGIVPKGAAKPYFKGLRIRPVVLDEPWAQRELKICVRSHEALHAAAKLLVGHLRQLET
- the larB gene encoding nickel pincer cofactor biosynthesis protein LarB, translating into MTPDQLKQLLDSVKGGAIPVEEAVERLRHLPFQDVGCAQVDHHRELRQGMPEVIFGEGKKDEQIISIMTAMAENGSNVLVTRIDEDKAQRIQRTFFGALYHANARCLTLEQRPVEAKGRGTILVVSAGTSDLPVAAEALVTARFLGNVAEHIYDVGVAGIHRLLARREQLTAASVLIVVAGMEGALPSVVGGLVGKPVIAVPTSIGYGAAFGGIAALLGMLNSCAAGVTVVNIDNGFGAACAASLINRD
- the larC gene encoding nickel pincer cofactor biosynthesis protein LarC, which codes for MNIIYFDCYAGISGDMTVGALLDLGVPLGHLQAELAKLPLPPNSYALSASRTERRHISALKFDVAVHDHHTHRHYGGIDAMIAESPLADSVKERARRIFRRLAEAEAKVHGVAIADVHFHEVGAVDSIVDIVGTAICLDYLSVTQVYAAALPLGGGFVETAHGRLPVPAPATAELLRGLAVHGECGDGERVTPTGAAVLAALAAGTGQRPAMHLERIGSGAGGKDFDDCPNILRAFLGTAEKERGSGDDPVVVAETNIDDSTPEILGYVMERLFEEGALDVFFTPVQMKKNRPATQLSFLCRPELLDSLARVVLAETSAIGLRHYPAGRITLERRVEERRTPFGPVRFKLVFDNGLLLRVAPEYEDCRRIARERGIPCREVLEQVVAWRHAEGESS